The proteins below come from a single Psychrobacter sp. PL19 genomic window:
- a CDS encoding Na(+)-translocating NADH-quinone reductase subunit C translates to MSKPKSNNKKTISVALTLCLVCSVLVSAAAVGLKPSQVENARLDRNKNILVAAGMFDSASDTNEDVAERFKDFDIKIVNLNKGNYLDDEALKAVGIADRNTYDISQATKNQALSDDLGSNDPASIGRKPKYAKVYVKNDDAGKPEMVVLPIQGYGLWGTIYGFLTLEGDMNTIKGISFYEHKETPGLGARIEEPKWRAMWTGIHSYDESGEVATGVSTSGSKENWVDGISGATLTSRGVSNMIQFWLGEQGYKPYLDQVREETGQTIDNTNARAKPVSYKKLGQNPTPHLAQQQTHPVTELASIAPVVHGKEA, encoded by the coding sequence ATGTCGAAGCCCAAAAGTAATAACAAGAAAACTATCAGCGTGGCGTTAACGCTATGCTTGGTGTGTTCAGTATTGGTTTCAGCAGCAGCCGTCGGTCTAAAACCGTCGCAAGTCGAGAATGCTCGATTGGATCGCAATAAGAATATCTTGGTCGCTGCTGGTATGTTTGACTCGGCTTCTGATACCAATGAAGATGTCGCTGAGCGTTTTAAAGACTTCGATATCAAAATTGTTAACTTAAACAAAGGCAATTACTTAGATGATGAGGCCTTAAAGGCTGTTGGTATTGCCGATCGTAATACTTATGACATCAGTCAAGCAACTAAGAATCAGGCTCTGAGCGACGACTTAGGCAGTAACGATCCTGCCAGTATCGGTCGCAAGCCTAAATACGCTAAAGTCTATGTAAAAAATGACGATGCCGGTAAACCTGAAATGGTGGTGCTGCCAATCCAAGGCTACGGCCTGTGGGGTACTATCTATGGTTTCTTGACTCTTGAAGGCGATATGAATACCATCAAAGGTATTAGTTTTTATGAGCATAAAGAAACCCCAGGCTTAGGGGCTCGTATAGAAGAGCCTAAATGGCGTGCGATGTGGACGGGTATCCATTCTTATGATGAGAGTGGCGAGGTTGCCACGGGTGTATCTACTTCAGGTTCAAAAGAAAACTGGGTCGATGGGATTAGTGGTGCAACTCTGACCAGCCGCGGTGTCAGTAACATGATTCAGTTTTGGTTAGGTGAGCAAGGTTACAAGCCTTATTTAGATCAAGTGCGTGAAGAAACCGGTCAGACCATTGACAATACTAACGCACGAGCAAAGCCAGTCTCTTACAAAAAGCTAGGTCAAAATCCAACTCCACACCTAGCTCAACAACAGACGCACCCCGTAACCGAGCTGGCATCAATAGCACCAGTAGTACACGGCAAGGAGGCTTAA
- a CDS encoding NADH:ubiquinone reductase (Na(+)-transporting) subunit B, with the protein MKFFHNMFDRMEPSFAKGGKHEKYYAIFEMFDTFLRQPSSTTFTSSHVRDGIDLKRIMITVWMCTFPAMFWGMYNVGHQALTAVEQLGLQPDSWRTVITSMVGYNPENIWACFVYGAMQFLPIYIVTFVVGITCEIIFAVVRGHEVNEGFFVTSVLYALIMPPDIPLWQVALGIIFGVVVAKEVFGGTGKNFLNPALSGRAFLYFAYPAYMSGDSVWTAVDGFSGATPLGLAAIGVTPEKFINVYGNAITWGDAFLGNIQGSIGEVSTLAILLGAVVLLSMRIASWRIISGCVIGLIITSSVFNMIGSETNSMMNMPFYWHLVIGGFAFGAVFMATDPVSAAHTNKGRWAYGILIGFMTVLIRVINPAFPEGIMLAILFANLFAPLFDYFVTQANIKRQTARRVRYVEAQK; encoded by the coding sequence ATGAAATTTTTCCACAATATGTTCGATCGTATGGAGCCGTCCTTCGCTAAGGGTGGCAAGCACGAAAAGTATTATGCCATCTTTGAGATGTTCGATACTTTTTTGCGTCAACCAAGCTCAACCACTTTTACTTCGTCACACGTACGCGATGGTATTGACCTTAAGCGTATTATGATTACCGTATGGATGTGCACCTTCCCAGCGATGTTCTGGGGCATGTACAACGTTGGCCATCAAGCACTGACAGCAGTGGAACAACTTGGGCTACAACCTGATAGCTGGCGTACTGTTATTACTAGCATGGTAGGCTATAACCCAGAAAATATCTGGGCCTGCTTTGTCTATGGCGCGATGCAATTTTTACCGATTTATATCGTCACCTTTGTGGTCGGTATCACTTGTGAGATTATATTTGCTGTGGTTCGTGGCCATGAGGTAAACGAAGGTTTCTTTGTCACTTCAGTACTCTATGCGCTGATCATGCCACCAGATATTCCATTATGGCAAGTCGCCTTAGGTATTATCTTCGGGGTAGTCGTTGCTAAAGAAGTATTCGGCGGTACAGGCAAGAACTTCCTCAACCCTGCGCTATCGGGTCGTGCATTCTTATATTTCGCCTATCCAGCTTATATGTCAGGCGATTCAGTATGGACCGCAGTCGACGGCTTTTCAGGGGCCACACCTCTTGGCCTAGCAGCGATTGGGGTCACTCCAGAAAAATTCATAAATGTGTATGGTAACGCCATCACTTGGGGCGATGCTTTTTTAGGCAATATCCAAGGAAGTATTGGTGAAGTATCAACGCTGGCCATTCTACTTGGCGCTGTCGTTCTACTGTCAATGCGTATTGCCTCATGGCGAATCATATCAGGCTGCGTGATTGGTCTTATTATCACGTCCTCTGTCTTTAATATGATTGGCTCTGAAACCAATTCAATGATGAATATGCCCTTCTACTGGCACTTAGTCATTGGTGGTTTTGCCTTCGGTGCTGTATTTATGGCAACCGACCCTGTGTCAGCCGCACATACCAATAAAGGCCGCTGGGCCTATGGTATTTTGATTGGCTTTATGACCGTATTGATTCGGGTAATCAACCCAGCATTTCCAGAAGGCATCATGCTCGCTATTCTTTTTGCCAACTTATTTGCCCCACTGTTTGACTACTTTGTGACCCAAGCAAATATCAAACGCCAAACTGCACGGAGGGTTCGTTATGTCGAAGCCCAAAAGTAA
- a CDS encoding FAD:protein FMN transferase — MPNLTQFSPSPILNSAVSNKTIFGALGVASLLSLSACQQTPDYNYLSGETMGTSYHISYQLPENTNEADIQTAIDERLQQINDSMSTYQDDSTISKFNQLRKEMPIIIDADFSRVLKVSRQVYEQSGGTFDPTVMPLVDTWGFGSTMTVERLQSPPSASEIAQALALVDFEGVVQKDQTIHKTKDGIGLDFSAVAKGYGVDVIADVLKDRYQIRNYMVEIGGEVATSGVSSQQQPWQIAIDAPIEGSTVSARQTIAAIRQPMNNGNKMHLATSGNYRNSIVFAGKHYSHTIDPTTGEPIVGGVPSVTVAADSVALADAWATALTAMPYAKALATAKEQDIAALFVILADGVQAGSAADTIDDWQIIQTPAMQQLRADKKP; from the coding sequence ATGCCAAATTTAACGCAGTTCTCCCCCTCTCCTATACTCAATAGCGCCGTTAGTAATAAAACTATCTTTGGCGCGCTTGGTGTTGCCAGTCTTTTAAGCCTCAGCGCTTGTCAGCAAACGCCTGACTACAACTATCTGAGTGGCGAAACCATGGGTACTAGCTATCATATCAGTTATCAATTACCTGAAAATACAAATGAAGCAGACATTCAAACTGCCATTGATGAACGCCTGCAACAAATTAATGACAGTATGTCTACCTATCAAGATGACTCGACCATCTCAAAATTCAATCAGTTGAGAAAAGAGATGCCGATAATCATTGATGCTGACTTCAGCCGTGTGCTTAAGGTCTCACGTCAAGTCTACGAGCAATCCGGCGGTACCTTTGACCCCACAGTAATGCCACTTGTTGATACCTGGGGTTTTGGCAGCACTATGACCGTTGAGCGTTTGCAGAGCCCACCCAGCGCTAGTGAAATAGCGCAAGCGCTTGCCCTAGTAGATTTTGAAGGTGTGGTGCAAAAAGATCAGACCATCCATAAAACCAAAGACGGTATCGGTCTTGATTTTTCGGCAGTCGCTAAAGGCTATGGCGTCGATGTGATTGCTGATGTCCTCAAAGACCGCTATCAAATTCGCAACTATATGGTTGAGATTGGTGGAGAAGTTGCAACATCAGGAGTTAGCAGTCAGCAACAGCCATGGCAAATCGCTATTGATGCCCCTATTGAAGGTAGTACTGTTAGCGCGCGCCAAACGATTGCTGCTATTCGTCAACCTATGAATAACGGCAATAAAATGCACTTGGCGACCTCTGGCAACTATCGCAACTCTATCGTGTTCGCAGGCAAGCATTATAGTCATACGATTGATCCCACTACTGGTGAGCCTATCGTTGGTGGTGTGCCCTCGGTAACGGTTGCTGCCGACTCAGTCGCACTCGCTGATGCTTGGGCCACTGCATTGACAGCCATGCCTTATGCTAAAGCCTTAGCGACCGCCAAAGAACAAGATATTGCGGCATTATTTGTAATACTGGCCGATGGGGTCCAAGCCGGGTCGGCAGCTGACACTATTGATGATTGGCAAATAATCCAAACCCCAGCTATGCAACAACTACGCGCTGACAAAAAGCCCTAA
- the nqrE gene encoding NADH:ubiquinone reductase (Na(+)-transporting) subunit E produces the protein MGHYVSLFITSVFIENMALAYFLGMCTFLAVSKKVSTAIGLGVAVIFVMALTVPLNNLLFQFILKDGALAWAGFPDINLSFLGLLSYIGLIAAVVQILEMFLDKFVPSLYNALGVFLPLITVNCAILGGVLFMVERDYNFSESVVYGVGAGFGWALAITVLAGIREKLKYSDIPAPLRGLGITFITVGLMSLGFMSFGGMTI, from the coding sequence ATGGGACATTATGTTAGTTTATTTATAACCTCAGTCTTTATCGAAAATATGGCGCTGGCCTATTTCTTAGGCATGTGTACTTTTTTGGCGGTATCGAAAAAAGTTTCCACCGCTATTGGCCTTGGCGTGGCGGTCATTTTTGTTATGGCGCTCACCGTACCGCTGAACAACCTATTGTTCCAGTTCATCCTCAAAGATGGCGCATTGGCATGGGCAGGTTTCCCTGATATCAATTTGAGCTTTTTAGGCTTGCTCAGTTATATCGGTCTCATTGCTGCTGTGGTGCAGATTCTAGAGATGTTCCTCGACAAGTTTGTCCCAAGTCTGTACAACGCGCTTGGGGTATTCTTGCCACTGATTACGGTCAACTGTGCCATTTTAGGTGGTGTGCTATTTATGGTTGAGCGTGACTATAACTTTAGTGAATCCGTGGTGTATGGTGTTGGTGCTGGTTTTGGTTGGGCACTTGCCATTACCGTATTAGCGGGTATTCGTGAGAAACTCAAGTACTCAGACATTCCAGCGCCGCTGCGAGGTCTTGGTATTACCTTTATTACAGTTGGTCTCATGTCCCTGGGCTTTATGTCTTTCGGTGGCATGACAATTTAA
- a CDS encoding MFS transporter codes for MICIFSHSDSRAAMSTPSDLPSKPSSDSAQPFNLPSSRFTFWLVLCAMILLGTNMRAPIVALGSIAPVVQAALNISETQIGWLGAVPMLTFAVGALIAPAIGKRFGLENTLIAMIVFLTIGMIIRTIIPTWIGFLSGTLILTLAIGFANTLAAPVIKQRTPDHIPLVTGLFSLTMTVTAGIVAGVVLPLSESIGWQWALGGWSFLGLFAIVIWIFLRLRLGSSTNQAVAVASSGSSNISMWRTPFAWHIAIFMGVQSLLFYTVASFLPSILVSKGLSAVTAGQMGSVFQFMAPVSILSLTWLINRGRPIQALAVFAAVLNVIGLLGLSYLSTDLAWLWSGIMGVGCSAIFTLSMMLFSLRTYTANQASELSGMAQAVGYIIAFFGPLGTGWLHQATGTWDLPLLIMLILMIGNVVIAWMVSRPVMVDGKQI; via the coding sequence ATGATATGTATTTTTTCTCATTCTGATAGTCGTGCTGCTATGTCCACCCCTTCTGATTTACCGTCCAAGCCCAGCTCGGATTCGGCGCAACCGTTTAACCTTCCTTCTTCTAGATTTACTTTTTGGCTCGTATTATGTGCCATGATTTTACTAGGCACCAACATGCGTGCGCCCATTGTCGCGCTTGGCTCTATTGCACCCGTGGTGCAAGCAGCACTCAATATATCTGAGACCCAGATCGGTTGGCTGGGCGCGGTGCCAATGCTAACCTTTGCAGTTGGTGCACTTATTGCGCCAGCGATTGGCAAGCGTTTTGGTCTGGAAAACACCCTCATTGCAATGATTGTCTTTTTGACCATTGGTATGATTATTCGTACCATCATTCCGACCTGGATTGGATTTTTGAGTGGCACACTGATTCTTACCTTAGCCATCGGGTTTGCCAATACTTTGGCAGCGCCAGTGATTAAACAGCGTACGCCCGACCATATCCCACTCGTGACGGGTTTATTCAGCCTGACCATGACCGTGACCGCAGGCATCGTTGCCGGAGTGGTACTACCATTGTCGGAGAGTATCGGCTGGCAATGGGCACTGGGCGGTTGGTCATTTTTAGGTCTCTTTGCGATTGTTATTTGGATATTTTTACGTTTGCGTTTGGGCTCATCTACCAATCAAGCCGTTGCTGTTGCGTCATCTGGATCGTCTAATATTTCTATGTGGCGAACGCCATTTGCTTGGCATATTGCGATCTTTATGGGTGTCCAGTCCTTGCTGTTTTATACAGTGGCTAGTTTTTTGCCCTCTATTTTGGTGAGCAAAGGCTTGTCAGCAGTGACAGCAGGACAGATGGGCTCGGTATTCCAGTTTATGGCGCCAGTATCCATTTTGAGTTTAACTTGGCTAATCAACCGCGGACGCCCGATTCAGGCCTTGGCAGTATTTGCAGCAGTATTGAACGTTATTGGTTTACTAGGCCTCAGTTATCTGTCTACTGACTTAGCTTGGTTATGGTCAGGAATCATGGGGGTTGGTTGTTCGGCGATTTTCACCTTGAGTATGATGCTGTTTTCTCTGCGAACTTACACTGCCAATCAGGCCAGTGAGCTATCGGGTATGGCGCAAGCAGTCGGTTATATCATTGCATTTTTTGGTCCACTCGGTACTGGCTGGCTACACCAAGCGACTGGCACTTGGGACTTACCTTTATTAATCATGTTAATTTTAATGATTGGTAACGTTGTCATTGCCTGGATGGTCAGTCGTCCAGTGATGGTTGACGGTAAACAAATATAA
- the nqrM gene encoding (Na+)-NQR maturation NqrM translates to MLSQLLPMLAITFTVFVLFFIFMGVGYMFKKQPLRGSCGGVAKLMGNEKCSYCGDDPNKCDSISDNQQIDSVKAAQLGSSAL, encoded by the coding sequence ATGCTTAGCCAATTACTTCCCATGCTAGCCATCACCTTTACCGTATTTGTACTGTTTTTTATCTTTATGGGTGTTGGTTATATGTTCAAGAAACAACCACTTAGAGGTTCTTGCGGTGGTGTTGCCAAATTAATGGGCAATGAAAAATGCTCGTATTGTGGTGATGATCCCAATAAATGTGACTCTATAAGTGATAATCAGCAGATAGATTCTGTTAAAGCAGCTCAGTTGGGCAGTTCTGCACTATAA
- a CDS encoding SDR family NAD(P)-dependent oxidoreductase: MKVKYKNLTIWITGASSGIGEALAVELAGRGARIILSGRNSEKLEAVKKRCKQSKKHIVVPFDISDVDQTKQAYYSAKEQATHIDWLINNAGVSQRSLIMETTEEVERQLMEIDYFAQTRLTRLVLPDMIDQGRGKVVMISSVAGLLGSQYRGAYGAAKAAIHMWANSLRAELHHQGIEVANIFPGFIQTNVSINALTGDGTAQGTMDDATNKGLTAKEFAKQASKALIKGEEYIVIAGQKEKLAMRVNRLSPPKLYKLIRESQVK; encoded by the coding sequence ATGAAAGTAAAATATAAAAACTTGACCATTTGGATAACGGGTGCCTCAAGCGGTATTGGTGAAGCCCTAGCGGTGGAACTTGCCGGACGAGGTGCAAGAATTATTCTCAGCGGTCGTAACAGTGAAAAACTAGAAGCGGTCAAAAAACGCTGCAAACAGTCAAAAAAACATATCGTAGTGCCTTTTGATATCAGTGACGTCGATCAAACAAAACAAGCCTATTACTCTGCAAAAGAACAAGCAACACATATTGATTGGCTGATTAATAATGCTGGCGTCAGTCAACGCTCATTAATTATGGAAACTACCGAAGAAGTTGAACGTCAATTAATGGAAATAGATTACTTTGCGCAAACCCGTCTTACCCGATTGGTGTTGCCAGACATGATCGATCAAGGGCGCGGTAAGGTGGTGATGATATCAAGTGTGGCCGGTCTACTTGGGTCGCAATACCGCGGAGCATATGGCGCAGCCAAGGCCGCTATCCACATGTGGGCAAACAGTCTGCGAGCTGAATTGCACCATCAAGGGATAGAAGTGGCGAATATTTTCCCAGGGTTCATCCAAACCAATGTCTCTATCAATGCCTTAACTGGCGATGGTACAGCGCAAGGTACTATGGATGACGCTACCAATAAGGGCTTAACCGCCAAAGAATTTGCTAAGCAAGCCAGCAAAGCATTAATTAAAGGCGAGGAATATATTGTTATCGCGGGTCAAAAAGAAAAACTGGCAATGAGAGTCAATCGATTATCGCCACCCAAGCTTTATAAACTGATCCGTGAGTCTCAAGTTAAATAG
- a CDS encoding ABC transporter ATP-binding protein, whose protein sequence is MTLLDSPASSEAALTSASSNDALLTAVQLNKTVHVGEQTLSIIKDVNIHVNAGEFVVIMGKSGSGKSTLLGLLAALDYPDSGSVTLADQALNTLDEDALAVIRQRDMGFVFQSFHLLPTLTVAENIAFPLDIARRPDKLRVTELIEAVGLGDRRNSLPSQLSGGEQQRTAVARALVSRPKIVFADEPTGNLDEQNAAQVMQLLLDLREQVGSALVVVTHDATLAKMADRVITMHDGQILA, encoded by the coding sequence ATGACCTTACTAGACTCACCCGCTTCATCAGAAGCAGCCTTAACGTCAGCATCTAGCAATGATGCATTACTTACCGCCGTACAATTAAACAAAACCGTCCATGTTGGTGAACAAACACTGTCCATCATTAAAGACGTAAACATTCATGTGAATGCTGGCGAGTTCGTAGTGATTATGGGTAAGTCAGGCTCAGGAAAATCTACCTTGCTGGGATTGTTAGCGGCTTTAGATTATCCCGATAGCGGATCAGTGACCTTAGCCGATCAAGCATTGAATACCTTAGATGAGGATGCGCTAGCGGTTATCCGTCAGCGTGATATGGGCTTTGTGTTTCAGTCGTTTCACCTGCTACCAACCTTAACAGTCGCTGAAAATATCGCTTTCCCGCTCGATATTGCTCGTCGTCCTGATAAATTAAGAGTGACTGAACTGATTGAAGCAGTTGGACTGGGTGATAGGCGTAATAGCTTGCCCAGTCAACTATCAGGTGGTGAGCAACAACGTACCGCCGTAGCGCGGGCGCTAGTATCACGTCCAAAGATTGTATTTGCTGATGAGCCGACCGGCAATTTGGATGAACAAAACGCGGCACAAGTTATGCAGCTATTGTTAGACCTAAGGGAGCAAGTTGGCTCCGCATTAGTAGTAGTAACCCATGATGCGACCTTGGCCAAGATGGCCGATCGCGTTATAACTATGCATGATGGGCAGATTTTAGCCTAA
- a CDS encoding arylesterase, with protein MTSFSFSSILRSATQGSYHCVAAVLLLVTMVLSGCQKEPESTDTQATNTQVATNQTTTETSTQVGQQQNSESLTILALGDSLTEGLGVASDENYPAQLQARLQELGYKNAKVINSGLSGETSTGLVNRLDWVLQTKPDITILTVGANDAIRGIDVATVDANIRTAVKRLQDNGSQVILGGMQIYDNLGSDYVQAFAAMYPKIAEDMNVTLIPFILEGVAADPKLNQADAIHPTSEGYTIIVNNNILPILKPELEQIKANQQDLSGPANTSANTSANTKIATPTETTQ; from the coding sequence ATGACAAGCTTCTCTTTTAGTTCAATTCTACGCTCGGCAACACAAGGCTCTTATCATTGTGTAGCAGCTGTGCTGCTACTGGTAACGATGGTGCTAAGTGGTTGCCAAAAAGAGCCTGAATCAACTGACACTCAAGCGACTAATACTCAAGTTGCGACCAATCAAACCACGACTGAGACCTCGACGCAGGTCGGCCAGCAACAAAATAGTGAATCACTGACGATATTGGCGCTAGGCGACTCACTTACTGAAGGTCTTGGGGTAGCAAGTGATGAAAATTATCCGGCTCAGTTGCAAGCACGCCTACAAGAACTGGGCTATAAGAATGCCAAGGTTATCAACTCCGGTTTGAGCGGTGAAACCAGTACTGGTTTAGTCAATCGCTTGGACTGGGTATTACAGACTAAACCTGACATTACTATTTTAACAGTTGGTGCCAATGATGCCATTCGCGGTATCGATGTGGCCACCGTTGACGCCAATATTCGCACAGCAGTTAAGCGCTTACAAGATAACGGCAGCCAGGTGATCCTAGGTGGTATGCAGATTTATGACAACCTAGGCTCTGATTATGTGCAAGCCTTTGCCGCCATGTATCCAAAGATAGCCGAAGATATGAACGTCACACTTATCCCGTTTATATTAGAAGGGGTAGCCGCAGATCCAAAGCTTAATCAAGCTGACGCTATCCACCCTACTAGCGAGGGCTATACCATCATTGTTAATAATAATATCTTACCGATATTAAAACCTGAGCTTGAGCAGATAAAAGCGAATCAACAAGATTTATCAGGGCCAGCAAATACGTCAGCAAATACGTCAGCAAATACAAAAATAGCCACGCCAACTGAGACTACGCAATGA
- a CDS encoding NADH:ubiquinone reductase (Na(+)-transporting) subunit D, whose protein sequence is MADTKSILVSPVFDNNPIGLQILGICSALAVTTTVANAMVMSVALTLVTAFSSFFISIIRKQIPSSIRIIVQMTIIASLVILVDQVLKAVAYDVSKGLSVFVGLIITNCIVMGRAEAFAMSNPPVPSFLDGIGNGLGYSAVLLFVATIREILGSGSWFGFTLLQTTTDGGWYVPNGLLLLPPSAFFIISLFIVIVRIWKPEQVEDAEFVMKPQSKGMAQGGGH, encoded by the coding sequence GTGGCTGATACAAAAAGTATTTTAGTTTCCCCTGTTTTTGATAATAACCCGATTGGCTTGCAAATATTAGGCATTTGTTCGGCACTGGCCGTGACTACTACCGTCGCTAATGCGATGGTTATGAGTGTGGCGTTGACCTTGGTAACCGCATTTTCAAGCTTCTTTATCTCGATTATCCGTAAACAAATTCCGTCAAGCATCCGTATTATCGTACAGATGACTATTATTGCCTCCTTGGTTATCTTAGTCGATCAGGTATTAAAAGCCGTCGCTTATGATGTCAGTAAGGGACTGTCGGTATTCGTAGGCTTAATTATCACTAACTGTATCGTGATGGGTCGTGCAGAAGCCTTTGCGATGAGCAATCCACCAGTTCCCAGCTTTTTAGATGGTATTGGTAACGGTTTAGGCTACTCTGCCGTATTATTATTTGTGGCCACTATTCGTGAAATATTAGGCTCAGGCAGCTGGTTTGGCTTTACATTATTACAAACAACTACTGATGGCGGCTGGTATGTACCCAATGGCTTATTATTATTGCCACCGTCAGCGTTCTTTATTATTTCCTTATTTATCGTCATTGTGCGTATTTGGAAACCTGAACAGGTCGAAGATGCGGAGTTCGTAATGAAGCCGCAATCTAAAGGCATGGCACAAGGAGGCGGTCACTAA
- the nqrF gene encoding NADH:ubiquinone reductase (Na(+)-transporting) subunit F — translation MDYATAIGGVAMFTLIIMGLVAIILAARSRLVSSGDVTIHINENPDNDVVTPAGGKLLQTLAGEGIFLSSACGGGGTCAQCRCRVIEGGGSILPTEEGYFTQGEIRNHMRLACQVAVKQDMQIEIDPEFFDVQKWECEVVSNDNVATFIKELILKIPEGEEVKFRAGGYVQLEAPPHEVHYKDFDIDEEYKEDWEKFGIFNYVSKVDEPVIRAYSMANYPDERGLIKFNIRIASPPPRGPDGIPPGKMSSWTFSLKPGDKVTVSGPYGEFFAKETEAEMIFVGGGAGMAPMRSHIFDQLKRLNTDRKITFWYGARSIREMFYVEDYDQLQEKFSNFKWHVALSDPLPEDNWDGYTGFIHNVLLEEYLKDHPNPEDCEYYMCGPPMMNAAVIDMLHSMGVEDENIALDDFGG, via the coding sequence ATGGATTATGCTACGGCGATTGGTGGCGTTGCTATGTTTACCTTGATCATCATGGGCTTGGTTGCCATTATTTTGGCGGCGCGCTCAAGACTGGTCAGTTCAGGCGATGTTACCATTCATATCAATGAGAACCCCGACAATGACGTAGTGACGCCAGCAGGCGGTAAACTACTCCAAACTCTTGCTGGTGAAGGTATATTTTTATCTTCAGCCTGTGGTGGTGGTGGTACGTGTGCGCAATGTCGCTGCCGTGTCATAGAAGGTGGTGGGTCTATTTTACCCACAGAAGAAGGCTACTTTACTCAAGGTGAGATTCGCAATCATATGCGCCTCGCTTGTCAGGTCGCTGTTAAGCAAGACATGCAGATTGAGATTGATCCTGAATTCTTTGATGTACAAAAATGGGAATGTGAGGTTGTCTCTAACGATAACGTAGCAACCTTTATTAAAGAATTGATACTTAAGATTCCAGAAGGCGAAGAAGTGAAATTTCGCGCGGGTGGCTACGTACAGTTAGAAGCGCCACCGCATGAGGTACATTACAAAGACTTTGATATTGATGAAGAGTATAAAGAGGATTGGGAAAAATTCGGCATCTTTAATTACGTCTCAAAAGTTGATGAGCCGGTCATTCGTGCCTATTCAATGGCCAATTATCCAGACGAACGCGGCTTAATTAAGTTTAATATTCGTATTGCTAGTCCGCCACCACGTGGCCCTGATGGTATTCCACCAGGTAAAATGTCTTCGTGGACGTTTAGCTTGAAACCTGGTGATAAAGTGACGGTATCTGGTCCTTATGGTGAGTTCTTCGCTAAAGAGACTGAAGCTGAGATGATCTTTGTGGGTGGTGGTGCCGGTATGGCCCCCATGCGCTCGCACATTTTCGATCAACTTAAACGCTTAAACACGGATCGTAAAATTACTTTTTGGTACGGTGCACGTTCTATTCGCGAGATGTTCTACGTGGAAGATTATGACCAGCTGCAAGAAAAATTCTCTAACTTCAAATGGCATGTGGCCTTGTCTGATCCACTACCAGAAGACAACTGGGATGGCTATACTGGCTTTATCCATAATGTCTTGTTGGAAGAGTATCTAAAAGATCATCCAAATCCAGAAGACTGTGAATATTACATGTGTGGGCCGCCAATGATGAATGCGGCAGTAATCGACATGTTGCACAGCATGGGTGTGGAAGACGAGAATATCGCGCTAGATGACTTTGGTGGTTAG